Genomic DNA from Niabella ginsenosidivorans:
TAACCGGGGTAAACAGCGCTCCTTTTCCACCAAAAGCATAATCAGAACTGCCTCCGTCAGCCAGCACCGCAGCATCTTTTGCATCTGCCATCAGCTGTGCACCGGTCAGCTTTTTAATGGCCGCCATGGCACCTACATGATCAAAATGTGCCTGGGTGGTCAATAAAATTTTAAGATCCTTCCATTGAAATCCAAGGGTCTTAATATTTTTTTGTATAATCGGTACTGACCCTGGAAGGCCCGTATTAATAAGAATATTTCCTTTTGTGGTTGTAATGAGATAGCAGGCCAGGTCATACGTGCCTACATAATATAAGTTACCCGCAATACGGAACGGAGGATACGGCCTTGACCATTCCGGTGGTGTATCCTGAGGTGGGCGCAGTTTCTGAGACCAGGATGTACCTCCCAACAGAAGCACGCCCAGCAGCAACAGGCACCATCTTGCCAGTAATATACTTTTGGGGAATAACGGATAACGGGTGATGAGGGTCCTGCGGCGATGTGTCATTGCTGTTTTTATTTTTAATCTGCAAATTTCTTCCGAAGGGCATCCAGGCTGGATTGAAAGCTATTTTTTGGCTTACCGTTACCATTTTCCGGCCGGGACCGGTTGCCCCGGACGCCCGGCACTGAGATAGCAGAATCACTATTCTTCATGCTCAATGATATCCTTTTGCGCAGCACGTCTACTTCCAAAACGGTTACTTCCACTTTCTGGTTCAGCTTTACCACCTCATTGGGATCGCTTACAAATTTATTGGAAAGATGTGACACGTGTATCAGGCCGTCCTGCTTTACACCCACATCCACAAAAGCGCCGAAATTGGTAATGTTGGTAATGATACCGGGCACTTTCATTCCGGGTTTCAGGTCTTCTATTGAAGACAAACCTTCGGCAAAGCGAAACTCTTCGATGGCTTCCCGCGGATCACGGCCGGGCTTTTCCAGCTCCTTCAAAATATCTTCAATAGTATACAGTCCCGCTGTTTCAGTTACAAAATCCCTGGCTTTAATTGTTTTTCTCAGCCCGGGTTTTACGATCAGGTCGCTCACCGTGCAATTCAAATGACTGGCCATGGATTCCACAACCGGGTAGCTTTCCGGGTGCACTGCCGAGTTATCCAGCGGGTTGGCAGCATTGGGAATGCGCAAAAAGCCGGCGCATTGCTCATAGGCTTTTGGCCCCAGCATGGATACTTTCAGCAGTTCTCCCCTGCTTTTAAACGCCCCGTTCTTTGTGCGATATTCTACAATATTTTTTGCAGTAGTAGCTGTCAGACCGGAAACATACATCAGCAAATGTTTACTGGCCGTATTTACATCAACGCCTACATAGTTTACACAGCTTTGCACCACATTGTCCAGGCTTTCTTTTAAACGGTTCTGATTTACGTCATGCTGATACTGCCCCACTCCAATGCTTTTTGCATCAATCTTTACCAGCTCGCTCAGTGGGTCCAGCAAACGGCGGCCAATGCTGATGGCGCCCCGCACAGTAACATCTTCCTCCGGAAATTCCTCACGCGCCACTTCGCTTGCGGAATAAATAGAAGCGCCGCTTTCATTTACCATAAATATGGAGATGGGTTTTCCAAAATCAATACTGCGCACCAGCTTCTCCGTT
This window encodes:
- the bla gene encoding subclass B3 metallo-beta-lactamase, whose translation is MTHRRRTLITRYPLFPKSILLARWCLLLLGVLLLGGTSWSQKLRPPQDTPPEWSRPYPPFRIAGNLYYVGTYDLACYLITTTKGNILINTGLPGSVPIIQKNIKTLGFQWKDLKILLTTQAHFDHVGAMAAIKKLTGAQLMADAKDAAVLADGGSSDYAFGGKGALFTPVMADKRLQDGDTIILGETRLTMLHHPGHTQGSCSYLLTTRDEERTYRVLIANMPTIVTEKKFSAVPAYPEIAQDYAYTLGALKKLSFDLWVASHASQFGLQKKHPPFSKYNPLAFADKKGYEAMVDGLSRAYQKKLEQDQ